A window of Haliscomenobacter hydrossis DSM 1100 contains these coding sequences:
- a CDS encoding ABC transporter permease produces the protein MFKNYLLTTLRQLWKHQGYTAINIAGLAVGIAVCLLIALWVKDELQYDQFHQKADRIYRVLWNGKFGDNEWKIPVGPVPVKSTLEDHFPEVEYVTQMSQSGITIKKGSEYVRETEMLYADENFTKVFSIKTISGDVNTALKEPNTIALSQSAAAKYFPKQNPLGQTLLKNDGTALKVSAVVQDMPTQSHFQFQFLGALNQLQFFKERKELWGFATVYNYFSLKPGTDPLALQKKFQAYLEQHTQEEHFKTKGNFSRFPFQALSTIHLDSNLEMELGVNGKRAYLYIFSIVALFILVLACINFINLSTARSITRAKEVGVRKALGSGRGQLMVQFFGESLIAVVAALIFAVAILGLSLPYFNTLAGKTMQLEWSGLPFLLGLLGLITLFTSLLAGVFPAVVLSGFKTIATLKGQLGSQLGRSRLRESLVVGQFSISTALIIGTMVVGTQFRFLLNSELGFDKERVLLIDRAYALDQNYGVFLEKVRNLPMVDNAGGATAVPGKLYDSTVFAPEQPANFKESSFNYVFADPAYLSTLKVKIHAGRDFRQNSRADSLSCIINRAMVKKLGWKDPLGKHISGGNGANFQVIGVMEDFHYLSLHHQVEPLILMTAPWSHPYIAIRLRTGNLADQINKVKGLWSELAPTAPFEYSFVEDEYQKFYTAEQRLGRVFFLFSVLALFIAGLGLFGLAFYMVARRTKEIGVRKVLGADVSSVVRLLTLDFLRLVLVAVVLAVPVAYLLLQRWLQDFAYRIDMPWWAFVAAGAIALGIALLTVSFQSVRAALKNPVTALKVE, from the coding sequence ATGTTCAAAAATTACCTCCTCACTACTTTGCGGCAATTGTGGAAGCACCAGGGCTACACCGCCATCAATATTGCTGGTTTGGCCGTAGGCATTGCGGTATGTTTGTTGATCGCCCTGTGGGTGAAAGACGAATTGCAATACGACCAGTTTCATCAAAAAGCGGACCGCATCTATCGGGTGCTGTGGAACGGTAAATTTGGTGACAACGAATGGAAAATCCCGGTAGGGCCTGTCCCCGTCAAAAGTACCTTGGAAGATCATTTTCCCGAAGTGGAATACGTCACCCAAATGTCCCAAAGCGGGATCACCATCAAAAAAGGCAGCGAGTACGTTCGGGAAACCGAGATGCTGTACGCGGATGAAAATTTCACTAAAGTGTTCAGCATCAAGACCATTTCGGGAGATGTAAACACCGCCCTCAAAGAGCCGAACACCATCGCGCTCAGTCAATCCGCAGCAGCCAAATACTTTCCCAAGCAAAATCCATTGGGTCAAACCCTCTTAAAAAATGATGGCACTGCTTTAAAAGTGAGCGCCGTGGTACAGGACATGCCCACCCAATCGCATTTCCAGTTTCAATTTTTAGGCGCCTTGAACCAGCTCCAATTCTTCAAGGAACGTAAAGAACTATGGGGCTTTGCTACGGTATACAACTACTTTAGCCTCAAACCGGGTACCGATCCACTTGCGCTGCAAAAGAAGTTTCAGGCTTACCTGGAACAACATACCCAGGAGGAACACTTCAAGACAAAAGGCAATTTTTCGCGTTTTCCCTTTCAGGCACTGAGTACCATTCACCTCGATTCCAATCTGGAAATGGAGCTGGGAGTCAATGGCAAACGCGCGTACCTCTACATTTTTTCCATCGTAGCCTTGTTTATTCTGGTATTGGCTTGTATCAATTTTATCAACCTCAGCACCGCCCGATCCATCACCCGCGCCAAAGAGGTGGGCGTGCGCAAGGCACTAGGCTCGGGTCGCGGTCAACTTATGGTACAGTTTTTTGGCGAATCACTGATCGCCGTTGTAGCAGCTTTGATCTTCGCAGTGGCCATCTTGGGTTTAAGTTTGCCTTATTTTAATACTTTGGCTGGCAAAACGATGCAGCTAGAGTGGAGTGGGCTGCCTTTTTTGCTCGGTTTATTGGGGTTGATTACCTTGTTTACGAGCTTATTGGCAGGGGTATTTCCGGCTGTGGTGCTGTCTGGTTTCAAAACCATTGCCACCTTAAAAGGCCAATTGGGGAGCCAACTGGGCCGTAGCCGCCTGCGTGAATCCCTGGTCGTTGGGCAATTTTCCATCTCTACGGCCTTGATCATCGGCACGATGGTAGTGGGTACGCAGTTTCGGTTTTTACTCAATTCTGAGTTGGGTTTCGACAAAGAACGGGTCTTGCTCATTGATCGAGCTTATGCCCTGGATCAAAACTATGGGGTGTTTTTGGAAAAAGTGCGTAATCTTCCGATGGTAGACAACGCGGGTGGAGCTACCGCAGTTCCGGGCAAGTTGTATGATTCAACCGTATTTGCGCCCGAGCAACCCGCCAATTTTAAAGAAAGTTCGTTCAACTACGTTTTTGCCGACCCGGCTTACCTGAGTACCCTCAAAGTAAAAATACACGCCGGACGAGATTTTCGCCAAAACTCCCGCGCCGATTCATTGAGCTGCATCATCAATCGCGCTATGGTCAAAAAATTGGGTTGGAAAGATCCACTCGGCAAACACATCTCCGGTGGCAATGGTGCTAATTTTCAGGTAATTGGCGTCATGGAAGATTTTCATTACCTCTCCTTGCACCACCAGGTTGAACCCCTGATCCTGATGACGGCTCCCTGGTCTCATCCCTACATTGCCATCCGTTTGCGCACTGGAAACCTGGCCGATCAAATCAATAAGGTCAAGGGTCTGTGGAGCGAATTGGCGCCTACCGCTCCGTTTGAATACAGTTTTGTCGAAGATGAATACCAAAAATTCTACACCGCCGAGCAACGCCTGGGGCGGGTGTTTTTCCTGTTTTCCGTGCTGGCCTTGTTTATCGCGGGTTTAGGGCTGTTTGGACTGGCTTTCTACATGGTTGCCCGCCGCACCAAGGAAATCGGGGTACGCAAGGTGTTGGGCGCTGATGTAAGCAGTGTTGTACGTTTGTTGACCCTGGATTTCCTACGTTTGGTACTGGTGGCAGTCGTTCTCGCGGTGCCGGTTGCTTACCTGCTCTTACAGCGCTGGCTGCAAGATTTCGCCTACCGCATCGACATGCCCTGGTGGGCTTTTGTAGCGGCGGGTGCCATCGCGCTGGGCATTGCATTGCTGACGGTGAGTTTTCAAAGTGTACGAGCAGCGTTGAAAAACCCGGTGACGGCGTTGAAGGTGGAATAA